CAAGGGGCGCGACGGTGGCCGCGCCCCTGGTCTGCCCCGAATTGTGCCTACCGGCTAGGGTGCTTCGATCAACTCCATTTTTCCGTCCTTGGTGCGGTGCAGCACCTTGACGCGGCCCTTGTTGTCGCGCGGGCGGAGCCTTGTCAATCACCCGCGATAGAATCGGGGGCACACAGAAACGGATTCACTACGCGAACGCCATCCAGGTTCTGGTCCGGCTGCAAGTCTTCTGTTAGGAGATACCGGCAGGAAGCCGATTTTGCCGCCGCCACGATCAGCGCGTCCCAGAACGACAGTTGGTAGCGATCCTGAATCCTCCAGGCTCGCTCGATTATCTCGCCATCCACCCGCAGCGGACGCCATGCCATTAAGTCACGCACCTCGGCTCGCGCCTGGTCGCGCGCTGCCGGCCATTTCTTTGTCACCTTGGCATAGAACTCTTCCAGGACTTGAAAGCTGGTTCGGCCGAGACGCGCCTTCCACAGCGCCGCCCGCCAGCGTCGAGCCGCCTGTTGTTTGCCCCGGTCGGCCTCGTCCATTGCGTAGATGAGCACATTTGTATCAACGAAGACGGGCGCGGTCATGGACCTCCTCGCGCGACAGATACGATCCGTCCGTCGTCAGAAAGGGCTTGCGGCCTAAGGCCCGGCGCATCGCGCGCCCGTACTCATCCTGCTGTACCATGCGTTCTTCCAGGATTCGCGCGAGGAGCCGCGACACACTCGTATCCTCCTTCGCCGCTTCCAGACGCGCCCATCGAGCGACACTCTCCTCCAGCGTGATCGTGATATTGCGCAGGCGGTTTCTCATGACACGATTCTAGTGTTACACGAAGTCCGTGTCAACTGCCCTCTAATGCAAGCACAAGGGGC
The window above is part of the Terriglobia bacterium genome. Proteins encoded here:
- a CDS encoding CopG family transcriptional regulator; amino-acid sequence: MRNITITLEESVARWARLEAAKEDTSVSRLLARILEERMVQQDEYGRAMRRALGRKPFLTTDGSYLSREEVHDRARLR
- a CDS encoding PIN domain-containing protein, which codes for MTAPVFVDTNVLIYAMDEADRGKQQAARRWRAALWKARLGRTSFQVLEEFYAKVTKKWPAARDQARAEVRDLMAWRPLRVDGEIIERAWRIQDRYQLSFWDALIVAAAKSASCRYLLTEDLQPDQNLDGVRVVNPFLCAPDSIAGD